Proteins encoded together in one Bacteroides ovatus window:
- a CDS encoding carbohydrate-binding family 9-like protein, whose translation MKVKKISAANVEACSLPKLFDEEKIDFQPIQCVNWAEYPYKPKVSFRIAHTQNSILLHFKVKEESVRAKYGEDNGSVWTDSCVEFFSIPAGDGIYYNIECNCIGTILIGAGPVRNNREHAPKEVTALVQRWSSLGNQPFAERVEETDWEVALIIPYAVFFKHQIESLDGKEIKANFYKCGDELQTPHFLSWNPIEIDQPDFHRPDFFGTLEFE comes from the coding sequence ATGAAAGTAAAGAAAATTAGTGCGGCTAACGTGGAGGCTTGTTCGCTTCCTAAACTATTCGATGAAGAAAAAATAGATTTTCAGCCGATCCAGTGTGTCAATTGGGCTGAATATCCTTACAAACCTAAAGTGAGTTTTCGAATTGCTCACACGCAGAACTCAATCTTGCTACATTTTAAAGTGAAAGAGGAGAGTGTACGTGCCAAGTATGGAGAAGATAACGGTTCTGTATGGACTGACTCTTGTGTGGAATTCTTTTCTATACCTGCAGGCGACGGGATCTATTATAATATAGAATGTAATTGCATCGGAACTATCCTGATAGGTGCCGGCCCAGTTCGTAACAACCGGGAACATGCACCGAAAGAAGTGACTGCTCTCGTACAACGTTGGTCTAGTCTGGGTAATCAGCCTTTTGCAGAACGTGTCGAGGAGACAGACTGGGAAGTTGCTCTCATCATTCCGTATGCTGTATTCTTTAAGCATCAGATTGAATCACTCGATGGAAAGGAGATAAAAGCTAATTTCTATAAGTGTGGTGATGAGTTGCAGACTCCTCATTTTCTTTCATGGAATCCGATAGAGATTGACCAACCGGATTTCCATCGCCCCGATTTTTTCGGTACTTTGGAATTTGAATGA